From Juglans regia cultivar Chandler chromosome 6, Walnut 2.0, whole genome shotgun sequence, the proteins below share one genomic window:
- the LOC109001200 gene encoding RING-H2 finger protein ATL54-like: protein MARKPRKLFPALSSTDQNGDCEIYNCEPFPDYYYFPPLPPPPPPSPSASHHSKSLQLSPYLIISLSLLAGVLVLVSYYVFIARSCPSWCSRRNNGAAAPSQSDGTDHQEFLDETTDQADHPIWFITTVGLQQSVISSITVCKYKKDEGLIEGTECSVCLNEFQEDESLRLLPKCNHAFHLPCVDTWLRSHTNCPLCRANIVNESMTLDIVGHPPASADQNVNNLDINEETQMTNSANDVELHDYQVRNREMSENRAGLTAEEGEILRVNGESIPKAGVNCSGNHALRVVDDATDNSKDLENGIQVRRYVSMDSWQAAANFYRAKSEGSSIINQIEVAEKSHLHIIQKKVGKQYSSMHRLMVHSSIKQCLHIRPVSMKRSFCSSGRFSPLKYHRRLMTVLSL, encoded by the coding sequence ATGGCTAGGAAGCCAAGAAAACTCTTCCCTGCACTATCTTCAACAGACCAAAATGGAGACTGCGAAATTTATAACTGTGAACCTTTCCCAGATTACTACTACTTCCCACCActacctcctcctcctcctccatctccCTCAGCTTCCCATCACTCAAAATCACTCCAACTCTCACCTTACCTCATCATCTCACTTTCCCTCTTAGCCGGCGTTCTTGTTCTTGTTAGTTACTACGTTTTCATAGCAAGGTCCTGTCCCAGTTGGTGCAGCCGGAGAAATAATGGAGCGGCGGCACCCTCCCAATCGGACGGCACAGATCATCAAGAGTTTCTCGACGAGACTACTGACCAGGCTGATCACCCCATCTGGTTCATCACCACTGTTGGTCTGCAACAGTCAGTTATAAGTTCGATTACTGTTTGCAAGTACAAGAAGGATGAAGGGTTGATTGAAGGGACGGAATGTTCTGTGTGTTTGAACGAGTTTCAAGAAGACGAGTCGCTTAGGCTCTTGCCTAAGTGCAATCATGCCTTTCATCTTCCTTGCGTTGATACTTGGTTGAGGTCTCACACCAACTGTCCCTTGTGCCGTGCCAATATTGTGAATGAATCTATGACTCTAGACATTGTTGGGCATCCTCCGGCTTCTGCAGATCAGAATGTAAATAATTTGGATATAAACGAAGAGACCCAAATGACGAACTCGGCGAATGATGTTGAATTGCATGATTATCAGGTAAGAAACCGTGAGATGTCTGAGAACCGGGCTGGATTGACAGCAGAAGAAGGTGAAATACTACGTGTTAATGGTGAAAGTATACCAAAAGCGGGTGTGAATTGCAGTGGAAATCATGCTTTGAGGGTAGTCGATGATGCAACGGATAACTCTAAGGATCTGGAAAATGGCATACAGGTGAGAAGGTATGTTTCAATGGATTCTTGGCAAGCTGCAGCTAATTTTTATCGTGCTAAATCTGAAGGGAGCTCGATTATCAATCAAATTGAGGTCGCTGAAAAGTCCCATCTGCATATTATACAGAAGAAAGTTGGTAAGCAGTACTCGAGCATGCATAGATTGATGGTTCACTCTTCAATTAAGCAGTGTCTGCACATAAGGCCTGTATCCATGAAAAGATCTTTTTGCAGCAGTGGGAGGTTTTCGCCATTGAAATATCACCGGCGCTTGATGACAGTTCTATCTTTGTAA